The following proteins come from a genomic window of Eulemur rufifrons isolate Redbay chromosome 24, OSU_ERuf_1, whole genome shotgun sequence:
- the CEACAM16 gene encoding carcinoembryonic antigen-related cell adhesion molecule 16 yields MALTGYSWLLLSAAILNVGAEISITPEPAQPAEGDNVTLVVRGLSGELLAYNWYAGPTLSVSYLVASYIVSTGDETPGPVHTGREAVRPDASLDIQGVLPRHSGTYILQTLNRQLQTEVGYGHMQVYEILAQPVVVANNTELVERRDTLRLTCSSPSTAEVRWFFNGEALPIALRLGLSPDGRVLTRHGIRREEAGAYQCEVWNPVSVSRSERINLTVYYGPERVAILQDSTTRTGCTIKVDFNTSLTLWCVSRSCPAPEYVWTFNGQALKNGQDHLNISSMTAAQEGTYTCIAKNAKTLLSGSASVVVKLSAAAVAMMIVPVPAKPMEGQDVTLTVQGYPKDLLVYAWYRGPASEPSRLLSQLPSGNWIAGPAHTGREVGFANCSLLVQKLNLTDAGRYTLKTVTLQGKTETLEVELQVTLLE; encoded by the exons ATGGCACTGACCGGGTACAGCTGGCTCCTCCTCAGTG ccGCGATCCTGAACGTGGGGGCCGAGATCTCCATCACCCCGGAGCCTGCCCAGCCGGCTGAGGGGGACAACGTCACACTGGTTGTCCGTGGGCTTTCGGGGGAGCTGCTTGCCTACAACTGGTACGCGGGGCCCACACTCAGTGTGTCGTACCTGGTGGCCAGCTATATCGTGAGCACAGGCGATGAGACCCCGGGCCCGGTACACACGGGGCGGGAGGCTGTGCGCCCCGACGCCAGCCTGGACATTCAGGGCGTCCTGCCCAGGCACTCGGGCACCTACATCCTGCAGACCCTCAACAGGCAGCTTCAGACCGAGGTGGGCTACGGACACATGCAGGTCTACG AGATCCTGGCCCAGCCTGTAGTCGTGGCCAACAACACAGAGCTGGTGGAGCGTCGAGACACCCTGCGCCTGACCTGCAGCAGCCCCAGCACCGCTGAGGTCCGCTGGTTCTTCAACGGCGAGGCCCTGCCCATCGCCCTCCGCCTCGGCCTGTCCCCGGATGGCCGGGTGCTGACCCGGCATGGCATCCGCAGGGAGGAGGCCGGAGCCTACCAGTGTGAGGTGTGGAACCCGGTCAGTGTGAGCCGCAGCGAGCGCATCAACCTGACCGTGTACT ATGGCCCAGAGCGTGTGGCCATCCTCCAGGACTCCACCACCCGCACGGGCTGCACCATCAAAGTCGACTTCAACACATCCCTCACCCTGTGGTGCGTGTCCAGGTCCTGCCCGGCGCCCGAGTATGTGTGGACCTTCAACGGGCAGGCCCTAAAGAATGGCCAAGATCACCTCAACATCAGCAGCATGACAGCTGCCCAGGAGGGCACGTACACGTGTATTGCCAAGAATGCCAAGACCCTGCTGTCCGGATCTGCCTCCGTCGTGGTCAAGCTCTCTG CCGCAGCAGTGGCCATGATGATCGTGCCAGTGCCCGCCAAGCCGATGGAGGGCCAGGACGTGACACTGACGGTTCAGGGCTACCCCAAGGACCTGCTGGTCTACGCCTGGTACCGCGGGCCTGCCTCCGAGCCCAGCCGGCTGCTCAGCCAACTGCCGTCGGGGAACTGGATCGCAGGCCCCGCGCACACGGGCCGGGAGGTGGGCTTCGCCAACTGCTCGCTGCTGGTGCAGAAGCTCAACCTCACGGACGCGGGCCGCTACACGCTCAAGACCGTCACGTTGCAGGGCAAGACGGAGACCCTGGAAGTGGAGCTGCAGGTGACCC TCCTGGAATAG